The Pseudomonas iranensis genome includes a window with the following:
- the rssC gene encoding anti-sigma factor antagonist RssC — translation MSTGRIQFAEQDGTFVLKFVGEVRLTLCSALDATIEKIFTALNFNAIVIDLTETRSIDSTTLGLLAKLSILSRQKVGLLPTVVTTHEDITRLLQSMGFEQVFNIVNHPVPCPECLDDLPDQDQSEEVVRIKVLEAHKILMGLNDSNREAFHDLVNALERH, via the coding sequence ATGAGTACCGGTAGAATCCAGTTCGCCGAGCAGGACGGCACCTTCGTCCTGAAGTTCGTCGGTGAAGTTCGCCTGACCCTGTGTTCGGCGTTGGATGCGACTATTGAGAAAATCTTCACCGCGCTGAATTTCAACGCGATCGTGATCGATTTGACCGAAACCCGCAGCATCGACAGCACCACCTTGGGCCTGCTGGCCAAACTGTCGATCCTGTCGCGGCAGAAGGTCGGCCTGTTGCCGACGGTTGTCACCACCCACGAAGACATCACCCGTCTGCTGCAATCGATGGGCTTCGAGCAGGTGTTCAACATCGTCAACCACCCGGTGCCGTGCCCGGAGTGCCTGGACGACCTGCCGGATCAGGACCAGTCCGAAGAAGTGGTGCGAATCAAGGTGCTGGAAGCGCACAAGATTCTCATGGGCCTGAACGATTCCAATCGGGAAGCGTTTCATGATCTGGTCAATGCCCTGGAAAGACACTGA
- a CDS encoding low molecular weight protein-tyrosine-phosphatase yields MFKKILVVCVGNICRSPTAELLLRNALGPSAITVSSAGLSARVGEGVEASARQILEEHGHCAEAFKARQLTSDIVNDSDLILVMEKAHVNQVLKIASHARGKVFLLGKWQSEREIHDPYRQGKAAFIHAHALIEDAVSSWAKRLGH; encoded by the coding sequence TTGTTCAAAAAGATCCTCGTTGTCTGCGTGGGCAATATATGCCGAAGTCCGACGGCTGAACTGCTGCTGCGCAACGCGCTGGGCCCCTCCGCCATCACCGTGTCCTCTGCCGGCCTGTCCGCCCGCGTGGGCGAGGGCGTGGAAGCCTCGGCGCGGCAGATTCTCGAAGAGCACGGGCATTGCGCCGAGGCCTTCAAGGCGCGGCAACTGACTTCGGACATCGTCAATGACTCGGACCTGATCCTGGTCATGGAAAAGGCCCACGTCAATCAAGTGCTGAAGATTGCCTCGCACGCCCGAGGCAAAGTGTTTCTGCTCGGCAAGTGGCAGAGCGAGCGCGAAATACATGATCCGTATCGTCAAGGCAAAGCCGCGTTTATTCATGCCCACGCATTGATTGAAGATGCTGTTAGTTCATGGGCAAAGCGTCTCGGGCATTGA
- a CDS encoding glycosyl hydrolase family 5, which translates to MKTAQRNTLAALALMALGATSQGHASELFPNLPAKTIGVQVKIQSFTAADAAQIKAAGFSFVRFGVWSDSLTAKTYQKQVSDAFAAAASAGLPVLLTVRAIKALPATSPEELDAAGGKFANTVTGLEKTWSSQLVAIEIWNEPDLETYWPTRNFDTTFVPFMAGMCKAFEGQPQTTPRVGFGFARPPSAGSASTVAMKSIVSDYPKCLNAVSYHPYGMTATQISNAQTFIQQNFNLPGVISEWGVSALASNGGPEGQATKINAFITDVKRLNIPLTSIYEWRNSESGSNDREKNFGFITSDGQPKPARLSVEGLLNAE; encoded by the coding sequence ATGAAAACAGCACAGCGCAATACACTCGCCGCCCTCGCCCTGATGGCGCTCGGTGCCACCAGCCAGGGTCACGCCAGTGAGCTGTTCCCCAACCTTCCAGCGAAAACCATTGGCGTGCAGGTGAAAATTCAGAGCTTCACCGCCGCCGATGCCGCGCAAATCAAGGCCGCAGGCTTCAGCTTTGTGCGCTTCGGCGTGTGGAGTGACAGCCTCACCGCCAAGACGTATCAGAAACAGGTCAGCGACGCCTTCGCCGCCGCCGCTTCCGCCGGCCTGCCGGTGCTGCTGACGGTGCGCGCGATCAAGGCATTGCCGGCCACGTCGCCGGAGGAGCTGGACGCCGCCGGCGGTAAGTTCGCCAACACCGTGACCGGGCTGGAAAAAACCTGGAGTTCACAATTGGTAGCGATCGAAATATGGAACGAACCGGACCTGGAAACCTATTGGCCGACGCGCAATTTCGATACCACCTTCGTGCCGTTCATGGCCGGCATGTGCAAGGCCTTCGAAGGTCAGCCGCAGACGACGCCACGGGTCGGCTTCGGCTTCGCCCGGCCGCCAAGCGCGGGCTCGGCGTCGACGGTGGCGATGAAAAGTATCGTCAGCGATTACCCCAAGTGCCTGAACGCCGTGTCCTATCACCCTTACGGCATGACCGCCACGCAGATCAGCAACGCACAGACCTTCATCCAGCAGAACTTCAATCTGCCGGGGGTCATCAGTGAATGGGGTGTTTCGGCCCTCGCCTCCAACGGTGGTCCTGAGGGGCAAGCAACCAAGATCAACGCGTTTATTACCGACGTTAAACGCCTCAATATTCCCCTGACCTCTATCTATGAATGGCGGAACAGTGAGTCGGGCAGCAACGATCGCGAGAAGAACTTCGGCTTTATCACCTCTGACGGCCAGCCAAAACCGGCGCGCTTGTCGGTAGAAGGTCTGTTGAACGCTGAGTAG
- a CDS encoding polysaccharide pyruvyl transferase family protein, which translates to MNVTILHGYSASNSGDGLLVDLAIALVQRNFGDDTAISVVASDPESFNYLPHPRFDAPVMAAKGLGRVKQAVFLNQSYAGLADLLKKTDLIVGVGGGYMRSKSAFEHIKLKLGHAKQLETAILSKVPSVYLPQSIGPFHGESSKIVEHYASADAVFVRDNRSSAIFDACENVYRAPDLAVQSLASKILQQPKFTRCAASPATVCVVLRKPPEWSKEKKVAYVANLKLLLQRLKNKSKVVCAVQSAVRGNDDGAFYRELGINEDLLSLKATIAKYQPDLVISVRLHGAIESLLSGVPAYHISYERKGFGAYQDMGVDDWVINGGDIDVDTIINTVYAPNALADFGKRLTDTCREIEAKTVAMDEIIKGVVR; encoded by the coding sequence ATGAACGTAACGATTTTGCATGGCTACAGTGCGTCCAACTCCGGTGACGGTCTGCTCGTCGATCTGGCCATTGCTCTGGTGCAGCGTAACTTCGGTGACGACACCGCGATCAGTGTCGTGGCGTCCGACCCTGAGTCGTTCAACTATCTGCCGCACCCGCGTTTCGATGCGCCGGTGATGGCGGCCAAAGGTCTGGGCCGGGTCAAGCAAGCGGTGTTTCTCAATCAGTCCTACGCCGGGCTCGCCGATCTGCTGAAGAAGACCGATCTGATCGTCGGTGTCGGCGGCGGTTACATGCGTTCGAAAAGCGCCTTCGAGCACATCAAGCTGAAGCTCGGCCATGCCAAGCAACTGGAAACCGCGATTCTCAGCAAAGTGCCGTCGGTGTACCTGCCGCAGAGCATCGGCCCGTTCCACGGCGAGAGCAGCAAGATTGTCGAGCACTACGCCAGCGCCGATGCGGTGTTCGTGCGTGACAACCGTTCCTCGGCGATTTTCGATGCTTGCGAAAACGTCTACCGCGCGCCGGATCTGGCCGTGCAGTCGCTGGCGAGCAAGATTCTTCAGCAACCGAAATTCACCCGCTGCGCCGCTTCGCCGGCGACGGTGTGCGTGGTGCTGCGCAAGCCGCCGGAGTGGAGCAAAGAGAAGAAGGTCGCTTACGTGGCCAATCTGAAACTGCTGCTGCAGCGTCTGAAGAACAAAAGCAAAGTGGTCTGTGCCGTGCAAAGCGCCGTACGTGGCAACGATGACGGCGCGTTCTACCGCGAGCTGGGCATCAACGAAGACCTGCTGTCGCTTAAGGCAACCATCGCCAAGTACCAACCGGACCTGGTGATCTCGGTGCGTCTGCACGGCGCCATCGAATCGCTGCTCTCCGGCGTGCCGGCGTATCACATCAGCTACGAGCGCAAAGGCTTTGGCGCCTATCAGGACATGGGCGTCGACGACTGGGTGATCAACGGCGGCGACATCGACGTCGACACCATCATCAACACCGTCTACGCGCCCAATGCCTTGGCGGATTTCGGCAAGCGCCTGACCGACACTTGCCGCGAAATCGAAGCGAAAACCGTGGCCATGGACGAAATCATCAAGGGTGTCGTTCGATGA
- a CDS encoding glycosyltransferase, with the protein MKKILHVAETIKGGVATVIRTISASPEDDAANYQLVYLVPEDQAKELHGIAPQQVRTFPRSGRNVPSLLRFAWRLSQVLLKEKPDVVHLHSTFSGVIGRVVCVLLRPWRKPKIVYCPHAFSFLMESSPTKQKVYAWIERVLQKVTDVIICVSQYELDKAARFGIERKRMKLIYNGIHHKDDAPKSAGAEPIHLLFVGRLDYQKGFDVLLKAYAKVNRNDLKLTVVGSAVNEDSVECPPMDSVEYLPWVTPSEVQALYQKADALIVPSRWEGFAMVPLEGMAMGLPVIASNCTSLPELVTNEVSGYVFPSGDHQALADVLTIIQKPRLLDLGNEGRSIVRERFSAALMIRQTYDLYHAPTY; encoded by the coding sequence GTGAAAAAAATACTGCACGTGGCAGAGACCATCAAAGGTGGCGTGGCGACGGTGATCCGCACGATCTCGGCATCCCCCGAAGATGACGCGGCGAATTATCAACTGGTCTATCTGGTGCCCGAGGATCAGGCCAAGGAGCTGCACGGCATCGCCCCGCAACAAGTGCGCACATTCCCGCGCAGCGGTCGCAACGTGCCATCGCTGCTGCGTTTCGCCTGGCGTCTGAGCCAGGTGCTGCTCAAGGAAAAGCCCGACGTGGTGCATTTGCACAGCACCTTTTCCGGGGTGATCGGCCGTGTGGTGTGCGTGCTGTTGCGACCATGGCGCAAGCCGAAAATCGTCTACTGCCCGCACGCGTTTTCGTTCTTGATGGAAAGCTCGCCGACCAAGCAGAAGGTCTATGCGTGGATCGAGCGGGTGCTGCAGAAAGTCACCGACGTGATCATCTGCGTCAGCCAGTACGAGCTGGATAAAGCCGCGCGTTTCGGCATCGAGCGCAAGCGCATGAAGCTGATCTACAACGGCATTCATCACAAGGATGACGCACCGAAAAGCGCTGGCGCCGAGCCGATTCATCTGCTGTTCGTCGGGCGCCTGGATTACCAGAAAGGCTTCGACGTCCTGCTCAAGGCCTACGCCAAGGTCAATCGCAACGACCTCAAACTGACGGTGGTTGGCAGTGCGGTCAATGAGGACTCGGTCGAGTGCCCGCCGATGGATTCGGTCGAGTACCTGCCTTGGGTGACGCCGAGTGAAGTGCAGGCGCTGTATCAGAAAGCCGATGCGCTGATCGTGCCGAGTCGCTGGGAAGGCTTTGCCATGGTGCCGCTGGAAGGCATGGCCATGGGACTGCCGGTGATCGCCAGCAACTGCACCTCGCTGCCGGAACTGGTCACCAACGAAGTCTCCGGCTACGTCTTTCCGTCCGGCGATCACCAGGCGCTGGCCGACGTGTTGACGATCATCCAGAAGCCGCGCCTGCTCGACCTTGGCAATGAAGGCCGGAGTATTGTCCGCGAACGCTTCAGCGCCGCGTTGATGATCCGCCAGACCTACGACCTGTATCACGCTCCCACTTATTAA
- the tal gene encoding transaldolase: protein MTSKLEQLKQFTTVVADTGDFEAIARVKPTDATTNPSLLLKASAIHGYAELLNDCVRDCKGDVGLASDRFGVAVGKEILNVVPGRISTEVDARLSFDQDAILKRAHRLIELYDKAGVGRDRVLIKIASTWEGIRAAEILEKEGIQTNLTLLFSFAQAAACADAGVFLISPFVGRIYDWYKKANGNDYTGADDPGVQSVTRIYNYYKANDYKTVVMGASFRNINQIEQLAGCDRLTISPELLEKLAADTGKLERKLAPGNAGEARLSLNEAQFRWLSNEDAMATEKLAEGIRQFARDQEKLEALLQAKL, encoded by the coding sequence ATGACTTCCAAGCTGGAACAACTCAAACAGTTCACCACCGTGGTTGCCGACACTGGCGACTTCGAAGCGATCGCCAGAGTCAAACCGACCGATGCCACCACCAACCCTTCCCTGCTGCTCAAGGCTTCGGCCATTCACGGTTACGCCGAACTGCTGAACGATTGCGTTCGCGACTGCAAGGGCGATGTCGGCCTGGCCAGCGACCGTTTCGGCGTCGCAGTGGGCAAGGAAATTCTCAACGTGGTTCCGGGCCGCATCTCCACCGAAGTGGATGCGCGCCTGTCCTTCGACCAGGATGCGATCCTCAAGCGTGCGCATCGTCTGATCGAGCTGTACGACAAGGCCGGCGTCGGCCGCGACCGCGTGCTGATCAAGATCGCCTCGACCTGGGAAGGCATCCGTGCCGCCGAGATCCTCGAGAAGGAAGGCATCCAGACCAACCTGACCCTGCTGTTTTCCTTCGCCCAGGCCGCCGCCTGCGCCGACGCCGGGGTGTTCCTGATTTCGCCGTTCGTGGGCCGTATCTACGACTGGTACAAGAAAGCCAACGGCAACGACTACACCGGCGCTGATGATCCGGGCGTGCAGTCGGTGACGCGCATCTACAACTACTACAAGGCCAACGACTACAAGACCGTGGTCATGGGCGCCAGCTTCCGTAACATCAACCAGATCGAACAACTGGCTGGCTGTGATCGCCTGACCATCAGCCCGGAACTGCTGGAGAAGCTCGCCGCCGACACCGGCAAGCTGGAACGCAAACTGGCGCCGGGCAATGCCGGTGAAGCACGCCTGAGCCTCAACGAAGCGCAATTCCGCTGGTTGTCCAACGAAGACGCAATGGCCACCGAGAAACTGGCTGAAGGCATCCGTCAGTTCGCCCGCGATCAGGAAAAACTGGAAGCATTGCTGCAGGCCAAGCTCTGA
- a CDS encoding polysaccharide biosynthesis tyrosine autokinase, which produces MQLPSVIGTRDNDQDSIDLLGIFGSLIDQKWLIGALTGAFMVTGVAYAVLATPVYLANALVQVEPKKNDMLGFSDLNSMLGGQSPSVTEIGIIKSRAVIGKTVDDLRLDIDVTPNTFPLLGGFLSRRYRGDSETSVAPPRFGLNSYAWGGERLEFNRLQLPKDLLGKKLTLIAGEQQRFQLFDENDNLLAEGVAGEAFANDGVEGQIAHLSANPGTRFQVVRNPRIVTIQGYQDALDISEQGKESGIIRLALASSDAAEAVKILNKIASLYVEQNVRRTSAEAAQSLAFLQSQLPQVKRDLAKASDALNAYQTHGKTVNISLETQSVLGQSVALETRISELKMQQAELDRKFTKQHPAYRALMTQIGELTQQQKSLEGKVQDLPATQQELLNLTRDVEVASQIYTQLLNKSQELDIVRAGAVGNVRLIDTADVDLTNPIKPKKPLIVLIATLLGAFVGVALVLLRKSLSRGLEGPEGIEQLGLPVYASIPYSALQEEEDNKKGRARDGVDKPAYLLALRNPTDLSIESIRSLRTCLHFAGLDSTNNRIMISGPSPQVGKTFVSSNLAAVMALSGQRVVLIDADMRKGHLHKTLNTPISNGLSDLLVKRCTLEQAINKVEVDNLHFISRGQVPPNPSELLMHANFRELLAELSERYDLVIIDTPPLLAVTDAAIVGREAGISLIVTRFGVNPAKEIELTIRRFAQNGIELKGAVFNGVEKRAASYYGGTGYYNYEYASDKS; this is translated from the coding sequence ATGCAGTTACCGTCCGTAATCGGCACCCGCGACAATGATCAAGACAGTATTGATCTGCTCGGCATCTTCGGCAGCCTGATCGACCAGAAGTGGCTGATCGGCGCGCTGACCGGTGCCTTCATGGTCACCGGCGTCGCCTATGCGGTTCTGGCGACGCCGGTGTACCTGGCGAACGCGCTGGTGCAGGTCGAACCGAAAAAGAACGACATGCTCGGTTTCTCCGACCTCAACAGCATGCTCGGTGGGCAATCGCCGTCGGTGACCGAAATCGGCATCATCAAATCCCGCGCGGTGATCGGCAAAACCGTTGACGACCTGCGCCTGGATATCGACGTCACCCCCAACACGTTCCCGTTGCTCGGCGGCTTTCTTTCGCGGCGCTATCGCGGAGACAGCGAGACCAGCGTCGCGCCGCCGCGTTTCGGTTTGAACAGTTACGCCTGGGGTGGCGAGCGTCTGGAGTTCAACCGGCTGCAATTGCCGAAGGACCTGCTCGGCAAGAAACTCACCCTGATCGCCGGCGAGCAGCAGCGTTTTCAGCTGTTCGATGAAAACGACAATCTGCTCGCCGAAGGCGTGGCCGGCGAAGCGTTTGCCAACGACGGCGTAGAAGGGCAGATCGCGCACTTGTCGGCCAACCCCGGCACGCGCTTTCAGGTGGTGCGCAATCCACGCATCGTGACCATTCAGGGCTATCAGGACGCGCTGGATATCTCCGAACAGGGCAAGGAGTCGGGGATCATTCGTCTGGCGCTGGCCAGCTCGGACGCGGCCGAGGCGGTGAAGATCCTCAACAAGATCGCCTCGCTCTATGTCGAGCAAAACGTGCGCCGAACTTCGGCGGAAGCCGCGCAGAGCCTCGCGTTTCTGCAAAGCCAGTTGCCCCAGGTCAAGCGTGATCTGGCCAAGGCCAGCGACGCCTTGAATGCCTACCAGACCCACGGCAAGACCGTGAACATCTCGCTGGAAACCCAGTCGGTGCTGGGCCAGTCGGTGGCGCTGGAAACGCGCATCTCCGAGCTGAAAATGCAGCAGGCCGAACTCGATCGCAAGTTCACCAAACAGCACCCGGCCTATCGCGCCTTGATGACGCAGATCGGCGAATTGACCCAGCAGCAGAAATCCCTCGAGGGCAAGGTTCAGGACTTGCCGGCTACTCAGCAGGAATTGCTCAACCTGACCCGCGACGTCGAGGTGGCTTCGCAGATCTACACGCAGTTGCTGAACAAATCCCAAGAACTCGACATCGTACGCGCCGGGGCCGTCGGCAACGTGCGCCTGATCGACACTGCCGATGTCGACCTGACCAATCCGATCAAACCGAAGAAACCACTGATCGTGCTGATCGCGACATTGCTCGGCGCGTTTGTCGGCGTGGCGCTGGTGCTGCTGCGCAAATCCCTCAGCCGAGGCCTTGAAGGCCCGGAAGGCATCGAGCAGTTGGGCCTGCCGGTTTATGCGTCGATTCCCTACAGTGCCTTGCAGGAAGAAGAGGACAACAAAAAGGGCCGCGCCCGCGATGGCGTCGACAAGCCGGCGTACCTGCTGGCGCTGCGCAACCCGACCGATCTGTCGATCGAATCGATCCGCAGCCTGCGCACCTGCCTGCACTTTGCCGGGCTCGATTCGACCAACAACCGCATCATGATTTCCGGGCCGAGCCCACAGGTCGGCAAGACCTTCGTCTCGTCCAACCTTGCGGCGGTCATGGCCCTCAGCGGCCAGCGCGTGGTGCTGATCGATGCCGACATGCGCAAAGGGCACCTGCACAAAACCCTCAACACCCCGATCAGCAACGGGCTGTCCGACCTGCTGGTCAAGCGCTGCACCCTTGAGCAGGCGATCAACAAAGTCGAAGTCGACAACCTGCACTTCATCAGCCGGGGACAGGTGCCGCCCAATCCTTCCGAGCTGCTGATGCACGCCAACTTCCGCGAACTGCTGGCAGAACTCAGCGAGCGCTACGACTTGGTGATCATCGACACGCCGCCACTGCTGGCGGTGACCGATGCTGCCATCGTCGGTCGCGAAGCCGGCATCAGCCTGATCGTCACCCGCTTCGGCGTGAACCCGGCCAAAGAGATCGAACTGACCATTCGCCGCTTCGCCCAAAACGGTATCGAGCTGAAAGGCGCGGTGTTCAACGGCGTCGAGAAGCGTGCGGCCAGCTATTACGGCGGCACTGGCTATTACAACTACGAATACGCGTCCGACAAATCCTGA